The Setaria viridis chromosome 6, Setaria_viridis_v4.0, whole genome shotgun sequence genome contains a region encoding:
- the LOC117862174 gene encoding senescence-specific cysteine protease SAG39, producing MASPKAFLLAILGCAFLFSGALAARDLSDNSAIWARHQQWMAQYSRVYKDAAEKARRFEVFKANVKFIESFNATGNRKFWLGVNQFADLTNDEFRATKTNKGFKPSPVKVPTGFRYENVSIDALPATIDWRTKGAVTPIKDQGQCGCCWVFSAVAATEGIVKISTGNLISLSEQELVDCDVHGEDQGCEGGLMDDAFKFIIKNGGLTTESGYPYTAADDKCKSGSNSAATIKGYEDVPANNEVALMKVVANQPVSVAVDGGDMTFQFYSGGVMTGSCGTDLDHGIAAIGYGKASDGTNYWLMKNSWGTTWGENGYLRMEKDISDKRGMCGLAMEPSYPTE from the exons ATGGCCAGCCCTAAAGCTTTTCTCCTCGCAATCCTCGGCTGCGCATTCTTATTCAGTGGTGCTCTCGCAGCTCGCGACCTGAGCGACAACTCAGCCATATGGGCGAGGCACCAGCAATGGATGGCACAGTACAGTCGTGTCTACAAAGATGCTGCCGAGAAGGCTCGGCGGTTCGAGGTGTTCAAGGCCAATGTTAAGTTCATCGAGTCATTCAACGCCACTGGGAACCGCAAGTTCTGGCTCGGCGTCAACCAGTTCGCCGACCTCACCAACGATGAGTTCAGGGCCACCAAGACTAACAAGGGCTTCAAACCTAGCCCAGTGAAGGTCCCTACCGGATTTAGGTACGAGAATGTTAGCATTGATGCGCTTCCAGCGACCATCGACTGGAGAACCAAAGGTGCTGTGACTCCCATCAAGGATCAGGGACAGTGTG GCTGCTGCTGGGTGTTCTCGGCTGTGGCCGCCACAGAGGGCATTGTGAAAATCAGCACCGGAAACCTCATCTCGCTCTCGGAGCAAGAGTTGGTGGATTGCGATGTCCATGGAGAGGATCAGGGATGTGAGGGTGGTTTGATGGACGACGCCTTCAAGTTCATCATCAAGAATGGCGGCCTAACCACTGAGTCCGGCTATCCATACACAGCTGCGGATGACAAGTGCAAGAGTGGATCGAACAGCGCTGCGACCATCAAGGGCTATGAAGATGTGCCAGCAAACAACGAGGTAGCCCTCATGAAGGTTGTAGCTAACCAGCCTGTCTCGGTGGCTGTGGATGGAGGAGACATGACATTTCAGTTCTACTCCGGTGGTGTGATGACAGGCTCTTGCGGCACAGACTTGGATCATGGAATTGCAGCAATCGGTTATGGAAAGGCAAGTGATGGCACAAACTACTGGCTGATGAAGAACTCTTGGGGCACCACATGGGGCGAGAACGGTTACTTGAGAATGGAGAAGGATATTTCGGATAAGAGGGGCATGTGCGGCCTGGCCATGGAGCCTTCCTACCCCACCGAGTAG